A window of the Streptomyces sp. NBC_00250 genome harbors these coding sequences:
- a CDS encoding substrate-binding domain-containing protein, which produces MNVKSRARIGAALGVAALGLGVALAPAAQADPNPITQYRTLAGTGSDTTQDVMNGLGNVVVNAIGQKIIASWDATGTATIKTKSAGCVINRPNGSSAGIDALRNAVDTNSGCLDFARSSRGPADTSTTDLTWIPFAKDAVSWVKRSDSTLPSDLTATQLKDIYECNLTALNGVALTPILPQANSGTRQFFLSSIGVTAPGSCVQQGVQENDGTVLDTAGDIAPYSVAQYTAQEKGVVANRRGAAVLGSVGTVAPRNADKTLNTAFPFLRDVYNVVPTPKLTNATISSTFVGSTSKVCAATTTITNYGFGALGTACGATTVKGER; this is translated from the coding sequence GTGAACGTCAAGTCCCGCGCTCGTATCGGTGCCGCCCTCGGTGTGGCCGCCCTCGGTCTCGGTGTCGCCCTCGCCCCCGCCGCGCAGGCCGACCCCAACCCGATCACCCAGTACCGCACCCTCGCCGGCACCGGCTCGGACACGACCCAGGACGTCATGAACGGCCTCGGCAACGTCGTCGTCAACGCCATCGGTCAGAAGATCATCGCGTCCTGGGACGCCACCGGCACGGCCACCATCAAGACCAAGTCGGCCGGCTGTGTGATCAACCGCCCGAACGGCTCCTCCGCCGGCATCGACGCGCTGCGCAACGCCGTGGACACCAACTCCGGCTGCCTCGACTTCGCCCGCTCCTCGCGCGGCCCGGCCGACACCAGCACCACGGACCTCACCTGGATCCCCTTCGCCAAGGACGCGGTGTCCTGGGTGAAGCGCTCCGACAGCACGCTGCCCTCCGACCTGACGGCGACGCAGCTCAAGGACATCTACGAGTGCAACCTCACGGCCCTCAACGGCGTGGCGCTCACCCCGATCCTGCCGCAGGCCAACTCCGGCACGCGTCAGTTCTTCCTCTCCTCCATCGGCGTGACCGCCCCGGGCTCCTGCGTCCAGCAGGGCGTCCAGGAGAACGACGGCACCGTCCTCGACACCGCCGGTGACATCGCCCCGTACTCCGTCGCCCAGTACACGGCGCAGGAGAAGGGCGTCGTCGCGAACCGCCGCGGCGCGGCCGTCCTCGGCTCCGTCGGCACCGTCGCGCCCCGCAACGCCGACAAGACCCTGAACACGGCGTTCCCCTTCCTGCGTGACGTCTACAACGTGGTCCCGACCCCGAAGCTGACCAACGCCACGATCTCCTCCACGTTCGTCGGCTCGACCTCCAAGGTCTGCGCCGCCACCACGACCATCACCAACTACGGCTTCGGCGCCCTCGGCACCGCCTGCGGCGCCACCACCGTCAAGGGCGAGCGCTGA